A single Alphaproteobacteria bacterium DNA region contains:
- a CDS encoding peptidoglycan-binding domain-containing protein, which produces MAVKVSPESIEAAKAMQRILKTYAGYTGEIDGNFGALSRAAMARFMTAHNGHMPMMPHVPTATATPSATVSAAPNNIVRPILSGEVGTTELPASSQPKVVDNRIVGPVPPSA; this is translated from the coding sequence ATGGCCGTTAAAGTATCACCCGAATCCATCGAAGCCGCGAAAGCGATGCAGCGCATACTTAAAACGTATGCAGGTTATACAGGCGAAATCGATGGCAACTTCGGCGCATTGTCGAGAGCAGCCATGGCACGATTTATGACAGCCCATAATGGCCATATGCCCATGATGCCTCATGTCCCTACGGCAACCGCAACGCCATCAGCAACGGTATCAGCAGCACCCAATAACATAGTAAGGCCAATTCTTTCTGGAGAGGTGGGCACCACCGAGCTTCCAGCAAGCAGCCAACCAAAGGTAGTAGACAATAGAATTGTCGGGCCGGTGCCACCATCAGCATAG
- a CDS encoding DsbA family protein: MRHRFFALLPLSIFVLSILALSPAFAEEAAKASEKAAAKTPEIETMKQDVAKKETTDHVVKTGDILTEHVMGNASAPVTIIEYASLNCSHCAHFHKDILPEVVKKYISTGKVKLIYRDFPLNAMALKAAQLSQCMPEDRYFPFVKTLFENQDAWNSAADPEATLTQYAKLAGLPGERITKCLADKNLQDALVKRRMQAENQFKINATPSFVINYGAETISGIGTFEDFDKAIAKYVK, translated from the coding sequence ATGCGCCATCGCTTCTTTGCCCTTCTGCCCCTTTCTATCTTCGTGCTTTCCATCCTCGCTTTATCGCCTGCCTTTGCTGAGGAGGCTGCAAAAGCATCAGAAAAAGCCGCAGCAAAAACTCCTGAAATTGAAACCATGAAGCAGGATGTGGCAAAAAAAGAAACCACCGATCACGTCGTTAAAACCGGTGACATTTTAACCGAACACGTTATGGGGAATGCGTCAGCACCCGTGACCATTATCGAATACGCATCGCTCAACTGCTCGCATTGCGCACATTTCCATAAGGATATTTTGCCGGAAGTGGTCAAAAAATATATCTCCACCGGCAAGGTCAAGCTTATCTACCGTGACTTCCCACTGAATGCCATGGCATTGAAAGCCGCGCAGCTTTCGCAATGCATGCCGGAAGACCGTTATTTCCCGTTCGTGAAAACCCTGTTTGAAAATCAGGACGCTTGGAATAGTGCGGCAGACCCCGAAGCAACCCTTACCCAATATGCCAAACTGGCGGGCCTGCCAGGGGAACGCATTACCAAATGTCTAGCTGATAAAAACCTGCAAGATGCTTTGGTCAAACGCCGCATGCAGGCTGAAAACCAGTTCAAGATTAATGCCACGCCAAGCTTTGTGATTAACTACGGCGCGGAAACCATCAGCGGCATCGGCACCTTCGAAGATTTCGACAAGGCGATTGCCAAATATGTGAAGTAA
- a CDS encoding DciA family protein yields the protein MAKHIQQLLNNLAGKVLGPEWRVLRLLMEHWKSIVGDDMAEHACPVGVTLMPNAAGSEGTETAKLFVRIPGALAPQFQMMHGVMLERINQLVGYNFITKIIFEHKV from the coding sequence ATGGCAAAACATATCCAACAGCTGCTGAATAATCTGGCGGGCAAAGTCCTTGGCCCTGAATGGCGTGTGCTGCGCTTGTTGATGGAACATTGGAAAAGCATTGTCGGTGATGATATGGCGGAACATGCCTGCCCGGTTGGCGTCACACTAATGCCGAATGCCGCAGGCAGTGAAGGAACAGAAACTGCAAAATTATTCGTACGTATTCCGGGCGCGCTGGCCCCGCAATTTCAAATGATGCACGGCGTAATGCTGGAGCGTATCAATCAGCTGGTGGGGTATAATTTCATCACCAAAATTATCTTTGAACATAAGGTGTAG